The following is a genomic window from Alphaproteobacteria bacterium LSUCC0396.
GCGACACCCTCGTCCTGTAGACGTTGATCAAGGCGCGCCGCAACCGCTTTTTTTTCAGCGTCATCAAGGCTGACAAACCACGGATCAATGATCGACAGTGTGATACCGGTATTAGATATTGTTGCCGGATCTTCAGCCAAAAAGCCAAAATAAGGTGTGGTCTCTACCCACGCCTTGACCGCAGCAAGGCTGGCCTCGGACCGCGCAATCAACGCTGGCAAACCGCCAATTGATTTTGCCCAGCCCAAGGCGTCAACCGCATCCTCGATCACCAGCATTGACGGGGTATTGATCGTTGAGGCACCAAAAATCCCCTCATTCAACTTGCCTTTTGAGGTGAGCCGGAACAGCTTTGGCACCGGCCATGATGGGGTATGCGTTTCCAAGCGTTCAACTGCACGCGGCGAAAGGATCAGCACACCATGTCCACCCTCACCACCAAGCGATTTCTGAAAGCTGAAGGTCACGACATCAAGCTTGTGCCACGGCAGATCCATGGCAAAGCAGGCCGATGTTGAATCGGCAATTGTCAGACCGGCGCGGTCGTCTGGTATCCAGTCACCATTTGGCACCTTGACACCGGCAGCGGTACCGTTCCAAGTGAAAATCACGTCATTATTGAAATCAACTGCACTGAGGTCAGGCAGCTGCCCGTAAGGCGCAACACGGACGACCGGATCAATCTTTAGCTGGCTGACAGCATCGGTGACCCAATCCTTGCCAAAGGCTTCCCACGCCAAAACCTCGACGCCGCGGGCCCCAAGCAATGACCACATCGCCATTTCGACGGCGCCAGTATCAGACCCCGGCACAATACCAATGCGGTAATCATCAGGCAGGCCAAGAACCTCGCGGGCGAGCTTCATTGCTTCTTTGATTTTGCTTATTGCTGGTTTGGAGCGATGCGACCGGCTAGTGCAGGCATCGTTCAGTGAGGCTTGTGACCATCCGGGGCGTTTCTTTGTTGGCCCAGATGAAAAATACGGCATAACCGGACGGATTGCCGGCTTGGCATATGTTGTCATAACACGTTCTCGCGCTCAAATTTGACCACCCGTTGGGGGATGGCGACCCGTCGAAAGGGATCGCACAAAATCATAGTTTGAGTCAACATACTGAAGAAAGCCGTAAGGGAAATATATTCCTATAATTTAACCTATTGATATATAGTGATTTTACTTCACTTCGGCTTTGATGCGCAAAATTAACGCTGTCATGACCTCGTTCAAAAGCGCTTCATTATCAGCCTCAGCCATCACCCGAACCAATGTTTCAGTGCCAGAAGGGCGGACCAAAATGCGCCCCTTGCCGTTCAAGCCCTCATCAATCTTGGCAAGATCACGCTGCAGGCTTTCATCATCAAGCACCGCCGGATCAATCCCGCGCAAATTTTCCAGACGTTGCGGATTCGGGGTGAAACTGTTGAACAGCGCACTGGCTTTTTTACCGCTGGCTTTCAACAAGGTCAGCATTTGCAGTGCGGTTAACAGGCCGTCACCTGACCGGGCAAAGTCGGTCATCAGCACATGACCCGACGGCTCACCGCCGAGGTTAAGCCCGTTTTGACGCATCTTTTCCAGAACATAGCGATCTCCAACTGCGGCGCGGTGCAGGGTAATTCCAGCAGCGCCAAGCCGGGTTTCAAGGCCGCGATTACTCATCACCGTACCAACCACCGCCGCGTTGGCAAGTTTACCACGTTCCTGCATGGCAAGCGCAAGACAGCCCAAAATTTGGTCACCATCAATGATCTTTCCCGTTTCATCAGCCATGATCAAACGGTCGGCATCACCATCAAGACAGATACCAGCATCCGCGCCATGCGCAACAACGGCGGTCGCCATCATCTGCGGATGCACTGCACCACAATTCTCGTTGATGTTAAAACCATCGGGCGATACTGATAGCGGCACAATTTCGGCGCCCAACTCATAAAGAGTGTCAGGTGCAGTGCGATAGGCCGCGCCATTGGCGCAATCCACCACCAGCTTTAGCCCATCGAGACGGGTGCGGCCAGGCAATGTAGATTTCGCAAATTCGACATAGCGTCCGACCGAGTCCAGCATCCGTCGGGCACGGCCAAGGTCCGGCGCATTAGCAAGTTCAATAGACCCTGCTGCCAAGGCCGATATCCCAGCTTCGATGTCATCATCAAGTTTAAACCCGTCTGGGCCAAACAGCTTGATACCATTGTCGTGGTGCGGGTTGTGACTGGCAGATATCATCACCCCCAGTTCGGCCCGCAGTGAGCGCGTCAGATGCGCCACCGCAGGCGTGGGAATAGGGCCAAGCAACCGGCAATCAAGCCCGATTGAGGTAAAGCCTGCAACCATCGCCGACTCCAGCATATAGCCAGATAGCCGCGTATCCTTGCCAATAACCACAATGGGGCGGGCGTTACTCGAGCGGTCATTATGATCAGCAAACCAGCGCCCGGCGGCCAAAGCCAGCCTTACAACCGCCTCGGCAGTCATTGGCCCTGTATTAATGCGCGCCCGAATACCATCGGTGCCGAATAATCCTGCCATGATGTTCCCCTGTTATTCAGATTGTCACATTTCTAACGAGCTACGCGCGGTGTGGCCGCTCCAGGGCCTAGGATAGAATAGCTTGACCCTATTTCACAAGCGCACAAAAACAAACCGGCAGCTAGTTATCCGTCGCCCTTAACGCCGCCTCAACTGCCAATGCCTGTGCCGTTTCGCCAACATCATGTACACGAATAATCTGTGCGCCTTGGCGCCATGCCGCGGCTGCCAGCGCCAATGATCCGGCAAGCCGCGCATCAGCGGGTTCACCAGCAGATATTTTTGCAATTGACGATTTGCGGCTAGCACCAAAAAGCACCACAACCCCCAGCCCATGAAACAGCGACAACCAATTCACCAGTGCTAGATTATGCGCCACTGTTTTGCCAAAGCCAAAACCCGGATCAATCGCGATTGACGCTGCTGGAATCCCAGCCGCAATGGCCGCCTCGACACGCGCGCGCAGGAATTCATAAATCTCGACCGGTGCGAAATCATAATATGGATCCTGCTGCATCGTTTCTGGCGTGCCCTTCATATGCATCATCGCCACTGGTGCGCCGCTTTTTGCTGCCGCCTCTAATGCACCCTCGCCCTGCAAGCTCTCAACATCATTGATAATCGCGGCTCCGGCTGAAACAGCCCGCGTCATCACCACCGCATGGCGCGTATCAACCGAGGTTAAGATAGCCTCACGGGAAAGCCCCGTAATTGGTGGTATAATTCGTGCCAGTTCTTGATTGCGGCTGATGGGTGCTGCACCCGGGCGGGTAGACTCGCCGCCAATATCAATGATCGATGCTCCGGCTGCCGCCATCGCCTTACCCGCGGCAATCGCCTTTGCTGGCAAAAGATTAGTACCGCCATCAGAAAAGCTATCTGGGGTCACATTCAACACGCCCATCAGATGTGCCCGCCCCATATCAAGACCGGCATATTGCGGGCGTGCGGCGGTAATCCGGTCAAGGGCAGCACTGGCAAGATTGCGATCATCCGCATCGGCAAGCAGCTGATCTGATGACATCCGGCTGGCACAAT
Proteins encoded in this region:
- the glmM gene encoding phosphoglucosamine mutase, with amino-acid sequence MMAGLFGTDGIRARINTGPMTAEAVVRLALAAGRWFADHNDRSSNARPIVVIGKDTRLSGYMLESAMVAGFTSIGLDCRLLGPIPTPAVAHLTRSLRAELGVMISASHNPHHDNGIKLFGPDGFKLDDDIEAGISALAAGSIELANAPDLGRARRMLDSVGRYVEFAKSTLPGRTRLDGLKLVVDCANGAAYRTAPDTLYELGAEIVPLSVSPDGFNINENCGAVHPQMMATAVVAHGADAGICLDGDADRLIMADETGKIIDGDQILGCLALAMQERGKLANAAVVGTVMSNRGLETRLGAAGITLHRAAVGDRYVLEKMRQNGLNLGGEPSGHVLMTDFARSGDGLLTALQMLTLLKASGKKASALFNSFTPNPQRLENLRGIDPAVLDDESLQRDLAKIDEGLNGKGRILVRPSGTETLVRVMAEADNEALLNEVMTALILRIKAEVK
- the folP gene encoding dihydropteroate synthase; its protein translation is MTASNDPKLAYEAALKLPPFCQPTWLRPIITSRGGYRIAGGVASFTQLDVVMADGNGGYCASRMSSDQLLADADDRNLASAALDRITAARPQYAGLDMGRAHLMGVLNVTPDSFSDGGTNLLPAKAIAAGKAMAAAGASIIDIGGESTRPGAAPISRNQELARIIPPITGLSREAILTSVDTRHAVVMTRAVSAGAAIINDVESLQGEGALEAAAKSGAPVAMMHMKGTPETMQQDPYYDFAPVEIYEFLRARVEAAIAAGIPAASIAIDPGFGFGKTVAHNLALVNWLSLFHGLGVVVLFGASRKSSIAKISAGEPADARLAGSLALAAAAWRQGAQIIRVHDVGETAQALAVEAALRATDN
- a CDS encoding phosphoserine transaminase, producing MTTYAKPAIRPVMPYFSSGPTKKRPGWSQASLNDACTSRSHRSKPAISKIKEAMKLAREVLGLPDDYRIGIVPGSDTGAVEMAMWSLLGARGVEVLAWEAFGKDWVTDAVSQLKIDPVVRVAPYGQLPDLSAVDFNNDVIFTWNGTAAGVKVPNGDWIPDDRAGLTIADSTSACFAMDLPWHKLDVVTFSFQKSLGGEGGHGVLILSPRAVERLETHTPSWPVPKLFRLTSKGKLNEGIFGASTINTPSMLVIEDAVDALGWAKSIGGLPALIARSEASLAAVKAWVETTPYFGFLAEDPATISNTGITLSIIDPWFVSLDDAEKKAVAARLDQRLQDEGVAMDAASYRDAPPGLRIWAGPTVEPSDIEALLPWLDWAYAEIRQVALAAA